The following coding sequences lie in one Niabella agricola genomic window:
- a CDS encoding L,D-transpeptidase family protein, with the protein MRVQKLMLPLALLTIAGIFSCKNAEKKERQKVIRVEKPVTKVDVTIDTSNAFNQLFIDSSLVNGFLAADSSLSDTLVNRIKSFYNSRNYQYAWFSPEGIPEHTISFWNLLKNYLNYSKDSSVYNKALSAKMEALITSRESVKVKNDSTFQQLELSLTKYFHLYADHEYAYDANFDMKTLEWYIPKKKLTLEAMLDSVIAARGQFSEAFAPRNPQYTALRKKLQQYKAIKDAGGWPRVNSKVEEMKTGYKDAAVLALKKRLKTEGFLEGEDSTFTNVYDTALAEAVNTVKEVYGYKPDGKAGKTFLKDLNVSVDERIQQILINMERMRWIPIETRDSGRAIMVNIPEYKMHVYENGRPAWDMNVVVGKESNNTTVFTGMLKTVVFSPYWNVPTSIVKKEMGGRPSAAYLARNHMEIVNGQVRQKPGPWNSLGLVKFLFPNSYDIYFHDSPAKSLFNKDKRSFSHGCIRLKEPAKFAQYVLDDTAKWSPLKIDSAMNSGKEKFVRVKRPIPVLITYFTAWVDDNDRLNFREDIYGHDAIIAKKMFLNSVGTTWSRQKAVRDSLQQIKDSIKKKELERKEKLKQDSLKRAKI; encoded by the coding sequence ATGCGTGTTCAAAAACTGATGCTCCCGCTGGCGCTGCTGACCATCGCCGGTATCTTCTCCTGTAAAAATGCCGAAAAAAAAGAGCGGCAAAAAGTAATCCGTGTAGAAAAACCGGTCACAAAGGTGGATGTCACCATCGACACCAGTAATGCCTTTAACCAGTTGTTTATCGACAGCAGCCTTGTAAACGGCTTCCTGGCGGCGGACAGTAGTTTGAGCGACACCCTGGTTAACCGTATAAAAAGCTTTTATAACAGCCGGAACTACCAGTATGCCTGGTTTTCTCCTGAAGGAATCCCGGAGCACACCATTTCATTCTGGAACCTGCTGAAGAATTACCTGAACTATTCGAAAGATTCTTCCGTTTACAATAAGGCGCTGAGCGCAAAGATGGAGGCATTGATCACCTCCCGCGAATCGGTAAAAGTTAAAAACGACTCCACCTTCCAGCAGCTGGAGCTCTCGCTTACCAAATACTTCCATTTATACGCCGATCATGAATATGCCTATGATGCCAACTTCGATATGAAGACCCTCGAATGGTATATTCCCAAGAAAAAGCTTACCCTCGAAGCAATGCTCGATTCCGTTATAGCGGCCAGGGGGCAATTTTCAGAGGCTTTTGCGCCCCGCAATCCTCAATATACCGCCCTGCGGAAAAAACTGCAGCAATACAAAGCCATTAAGGATGCCGGCGGCTGGCCCCGGGTAAACAGCAAGGTGGAAGAAATGAAAACAGGCTACAAGGATGCCGCTGTGCTGGCATTAAAAAAACGCCTGAAAACCGAGGGCTTCCTAGAAGGGGAAGACAGCACATTCACCAATGTGTACGACACCGCACTGGCCGAAGCAGTTAACACCGTAAAAGAAGTATACGGTTACAAACCCGACGGCAAGGCCGGGAAAACTTTTCTTAAAGACCTGAATGTATCGGTGGATGAGCGGATCCAGCAGATCCTGATCAATATGGAGCGGATGCGCTGGATCCCCATTGAAACCCGGGATTCCGGCCGGGCCATTATGGTAAACATCCCCGAATATAAAATGCATGTGTATGAAAACGGGCGTCCTGCCTGGGATATGAATGTAGTGGTAGGAAAAGAAAGTAATAATACCACCGTATTTACCGGTATGCTCAAAACGGTAGTGTTCAGTCCCTATTGGAATGTACCTACCAGCATCGTGAAAAAAGAAATGGGAGGTCGCCCCAGCGCGGCCTATTTAGCCCGCAACCACATGGAAATCGTAAACGGTCAGGTGCGTCAGAAACCCGGTCCCTGGAATTCATTGGGCCTGGTAAAATTCCTGTTCCCCAACAGCTACGATATTTATTTTCACGACTCACCTGCCAAAAGTTTATTTAATAAAGACAAACGCAGCTTCAGCCACGGATGTATCCGGCTGAAAGAGCCCGCAAAATTTGCGCAGTACGTGCTGGACGATACCGCTAAATGGAGCCCGTTGAAGATCGACTCAGCCATGAACAGCGGCAAGGAAAAATTTGTGCGCGTAAAACGGCCGATCCCCGTGCTGATTACTTATTTCACCGCCTGGGTGGATGATAATGACCGGCTTAATTTCCGCGAAGACATTTATGGTCACGATGCCATTATTGCCAAAAAAATGTTCCTGAACAGTGTAGGCACTACCTGGAGCCGCCAGAAGGCGGTACGCGACAGCCTGCAGCAGATCAAAGACTCCATAAAGAAAAAGGAGCTGGAACGGAAGGAAAAACTAAAACAAGACAGTTTGAAACGGGCGAAGATTTAG